The segment AGCATCTGAACCTCGACATCGCGCCTGGGGAAAAACTGGGCATTGTTGGCGCGTCTGGGGCGGGGAAATCGACGTTGGTGGCTCTGCTCTTGCGGCTTTATGATGCCGAACAGGGACGGATTTTGATCGACGGTCAGGACATTCGCGGCGTCACGCAGGAATCCCTGCGCCGCCAGATCGGCATGGTCACGCAGGAAACCGCAATGTTCAACCGTTCGGCTTTGGACAACATCCGGTACGGCAAACCAGATGCAACCGAGGCCGAGGTTCATGCCGCCGCGCAAAAGGCTGAGGCCCATGATTTCATCGGCGGGCTTGAGGATCACGCTGGTCGCAAGGGCTACCTCGCGCATCTGGGCGAGCGTGGCGTGAAACTGTCGGGTGGTCAGAGACAGCGCATCGCGCTGGCGCGCGCCATCCTCAAAAACGCGCCGATCCTCATTCTGGACGAGGCGACCAGCGCTCTGGATTCTGAAGTTGAGGCGTCAATACAAGAGGCGCTGGAGCAGGTCATGACCGGCAAGACGGTTCTGGCCGTCGCGCACCGCTTGTCGACGATTTCGTCGATGGATCGCATCCTTGTGCTGGATCAGGGTCGTATTGCTGAACTGGGCACACATGACGCGCTGCTGGCGCAGGGTGGTCTGTACGCGCGCTACTGGAACCGGCAGTCGCGCGGTTTCATAGGCTCTGACCAGGGGTCGGATGGTCAGGAGGCAGCGGAATGAGAACCCTTTGGCAGTGGCTCCTTGCTTTGATCGACGTGTTTCAGCCCGCCGAGGGCCCACCGCCGCAGCATCTTTGGCCATTCGCGAAATGGGCCTTGCGCGGGTCGGAACGGGCGATTGCGCTGACCTTTGCCGTTACTTTTGTGGCCGGGATGTCTGAAATCGTGGCTGCTTCGTTCACTGGCTGGGTCATCGACGCGGCGTCTGTGCACGACGGTGGCGGGTTCTGGGCACCTTTCTGGCCAGTCATCGTCTTTGGCGGCCTGTTTTTTCTGGTGTTACGCCCGTTGTTGTTCGCCGCCGATGCCGGGGTGACGGGAATACTGTTGGGGCCGCATTTGTTTCCGCTGGTGCTAAGCCGGGTCAACCGGCACACGCTGGGCCACTCCATGCGCTACTTTGAGAATGATTTTGCCGGGCGGATCAGCCAGAAGGCGTTGCAGACCTCGCGGGCGTTGACCGACGTGGTGATAGAAGTTGCCGATGTTGGAATCTATTCACTGGCCGTCTTTGGTGGATCACTGCTGCTTATGGCGCACATTGATACTCGGTTGTTGCTGATTTTTGTGCTTTGGGGCGGGCTCTATTTTGTCGCGCTTCGCTACTTCATCCCGCGGGTGCAGCGGCGCGCGGCGGCACGGGCAGGCGCGCGAACCCAGGTGACCGGGCAGATTGTCGACACCCTGTCGAATATCGCAGCGGTCAAATTGTTCGCCCACAGCCAGTACGAGGATCGCGCAACCCTGCGCGAGCTTGACCATTTCCGGCAGCGCGCGCTGGAATTTGGCGGCATCTCATCCATGTTCCGGCTGGTGCTGATGACGTTGGGCGGGATGCTGCCGCTGTTCAGTATCCTTGGGGCGCTGTATCTTTGGACGCTTGGCAGCGCGTCGACGGGCGATATTGCCATGACCGCGATGGTCGCCACACGGCTGAGTCAGTTGACCAACCGTCTGGGCCGCGTCGCCATTTCGATCTTTACCAATATCGGTGAGATTGAGGATGGTATCTTAACCCTCGCGCCCCCGCACGAGATTACGGATCGCAGTGGTGCGCAGGACACCGCCAAGGGACCGGGCGCGGTTTTGTTTGAGGGCGTCAAGTTTGCCTATGGCGGGTCAGTTGCAGCGCTTCAGGATCTGACGCTGGATATCAAGGCGGGTGAAAAGGTGGCACTGGTTGGCGCGTCTGGCGCGGGTAAATCCACCACCATGTCATTGCTGCTGCGACTTTATGAGCTGGAAGAGGGTCGTATCCTGCTCGACGGGACCGACATTCGTGATCTCACCCAAGAGGCACTGCGGCGGCAGATTTCGGTCGTGCGGCAAGAGACGTCGATGTTCAACCGTTCGGCTTTGGCCAACATTCGCTACGGGCAACCCGAAGCGACGGATGAAGAAGTGTTTGACGCCGCCCGCCGCGCGTCGGCGCACGAATTTATTCAGGATTTGCAGGATCACAAAGGCAGATCAGGGTATGCCGCGCGCTTGGGTGAACGCGGGGTTAAGCTGTCGGGCGGGCAGCGGCAGCGTATCGCGCTGGCGCGGGCCATCCTCAAGGATGCGCCGGTTCTGGTACTGGACGAGGCGACCTCGGCGCTCGACAGTGAGGTCGAAGCCGAGATTCAAGAGGCGCTGGCCGCAGTGATGGAGGGCAAGACGGTGATCGCTATCGCGCATCGTCTATCCACGATCGCGAGCATGGACCGGATAGTGGTCATGGAACACGGCCGGATCGCCGAAATCGGCACACACGCGGCGCTGTTGGCGCAGGACGGACTCTATGCCCGCTTCTGGAACCGGCAATCGGGTGGATTTCTGGGAGCGCAGGAGGCGGCAGAGTGAAGCGGGTCATGATCGTGGGACAGCCCGGATCGGGAAAATCCACGCTGGCGCGCCGAATTGGGCGAAAAACCGACCTGCCCGTGATTCACATGGATCACATCCACTGGCAGTCTGGTTGGGCAGAGCGCCCGAAGCCGCAAAAAATCATTTTGGCACAAGAGGCCGAGGCCGGTGATCTGTGGGTGTTCGAAGGCGGCCTGTCGGCCACTTATGACACGCGGTTGGCGCGTGCGGATACTCTGGTCATGCTGGACCTGCCACTTTGGCTACGGGCCTGGCGCGTGTTTTACCGTACGTTGCGGTATTATGGTCGAACACGTCCGGACCTGCCTGACGGCTGCCCAGAGCGGTTTGATTATGTCTTTTGGAAATGGATTTGGGACACCCGGCACAGCGGGCGCCAGCAGAACCTTGCACTGATCGACCGGGCCGGACCAGAGACAGATGTACATCGCCTTTGTTCCCCTCGTGAGGTGAATGCGTTTCTGACACGGCTCGACGCGGGCGGATAAACCGGGCAAGAGGCGGATCATGGCAATTTTACGCATCGAACGGTTGGGGCATCAGGGCGACGGGATCGCCCGTGGTCCGGTATTTGTCCCGGGCGCTTTGCCCGGCGAAGAGGTCGAGGGAGAAGTAGTTGACGGCATCCTCGCCGTGCCAAAAATCGTCACACCGTCCTCTGATCGCGTCCGCGGTCCCTGCGCTCATGCCCGATCCTGCGGCGGCTGTCAGTTGCAGCATGCCAGCGACGGCTTTGTCGGTGACTGGAAGACTGATGTGGTGCGACAGGCGTTGTCAGCCCACGGGCTAGACACTGAGCTTCGAACTATCGCGACGTCGCCGTCGCAGACCCGTCGCCGCGCTGCCTTTTCGGTGCGTCGGACCAAAAAGGGCGCGCTCGCTGGGTTTCACATCAAGGCGTCGGACGTGATCGTGGCAGTTCCGAACTGTCTGCTGGTGCATCCCGATATCGCGGCTGCGCTGCCGCTGGTTGAACAGATCGGTATGTTGGGTGCCAGCCGCAAAGGCGAACTATCTGTACTGATCACTCGAACTGATGGCGGGCTGGATGTGGCGGTGCGTGGTGGCAGACCGCTGGACGCGGCGTTGGGCGAAATGCTGGCTGGCCTGGGTCGCCAGCATGACCTTGCCCGTCTGTCGTGGGAGGGCGATGTTGCTGTTGCGCGCCGGCAGCCTGAACTGCGCATGGGCAAGGCCAATGTTGTGCCGCCGCCCGGTGCCTTTCTTCAGGCCACGCCAGAGGGCGAAGCTGCGTTACTTGCGGCAGTTCAAGAGGTCGTGGCAGGCGCGCGTCGGGTTGCCGATCTTTTTGCCGGCTGCGGCACCTTTGCGCTGCCGCTGAGCGGGGCCGCGCCGGTCCATGCCGTAGAGGGCGAGGCGCCGATGCTGGCCGCGCTGGATCACGGCTGGCGCAACGCGCAGGGGCTAAAGCCAGTGACAACCGAAACGCGCGACTTGTTCCGCAATCCGCTGCTGGTTGATGAATTGCGCCGGTTTGATGCCGTGGTGATCGACCCGCCCCGCGCCGGAGCGCAGGCGCAGATCGCCGAGTTGGCGGCGGCCCATATGCCGCGCATCGCCTATGTCTCGTGCAACCCGGTCAGCTTTGCGCGGGATGCAGCGGCGCTGGTGGCGCAGGGCTATACTCTGGACTGGATACAGGTGGTGGATCAGTTCCGCTGGTCGACGCATGTCGAACTTGCCGCCTGCCTGACGCGCACGCGCTGAACGGATCAATTTGTCGTCATTGCTGTCTTGAGCCTGTATTGGAGGGGCTTTTCAGGCTATAAAGCCACAAAAAACGAGCAGGACAGTCAATATGCGTCTTTTCCGGTTTCTGGCACTTTCGTTGCTTGCCCTCAGTCTGGCGGGTTGCGCGACCAGTAAATTCAAAACCTACAACGGCCCGGCAGTGACGCAGGTCGTCGTCCAAAAGGGCGCGCGCAAGATGTATCTGATGCACAATCAAAAAGTGCTCAAGAGCTACGATATCGGTCTCGGGTTTGCTCCGGTCGGCCACAAGCAGATCGAAGGCGACGGCAGAACACCCGAGGGTGTCTATTACATCGACCGTCGTAATCCCAACAGCCGATTCCATCTGTCCATCGGGGTATCCTATCCAAACCAGCTGGACCGGGCGCTGGCGCAGAACATGGGCAAATCACCCGGTGGCGACATCTTTATCCACGGTCGACCGCCCGAGTTTCGCAAGGGCGGGCGCGACTGGACCTGGGGTTGCATTTCGGTGACTGATCGCGAGATCGAGGATGTCTATGCGATGGTACGCGACGGCACACCGATCAGCATAAATCCCTGAGGGGAGCCCGACCGGTGTTGCCCTGAAGCGCGTTCAGTTTGCGTCAAACGCGAGCTGAACTGGGGCGGACGACCCTCCGGTCACCAGTGTCCACCAGATCTTGCCATTGGGTTCCTGGAACCAGGCAAAGCCAAGATCGGTTGCCGACGAATCGACGATTACGTCGCGCGTTGCGGAATCTTCCATCCAGGCGGCCAGCGTTTCCAACTCGGTCTCGTACGTCTCAGAGATGTTTTCACCCAGCAATTGCCCGGAATAGCCAACGCGGCGTGCCCGATCAATCGGTGACGATCCATCCGAGCCAAAGTGCCAGGGTCGGTTTTGCATCGACATGTCACGTGAATGCGTTGCGGCGGCGGCATTGAGCTGCGAATTCAGCGACACCTTGGCGGCGCCTGCAGCTTCGCGCAGTGCGTTGACTGAATCGAGCATCCGATACTCGATCCGTGCCTCGTCAGCCGAATTGATCCGGTACACCCGTGGCAGTGGTTTGCCATCCGGCCCAAGGGTCGGAGTCGTTACAGTTGGAGCACAAGCCGCGAGAGCCAGAGCTGTGGAAACCAAAAGTGTCGCGACACGTATCATATATTTAGCCACCCATCGTTGTTATCCGAGCCTTATCGCGCACAGCGTTGCTAATCAAACCCACATCGGCGTGAGGATGCCATATGACACGGGTTTGATTTGCGACTGCGGCATTCCGGCAATAATGTGACAAACAGCGATTTATGTAAAATGGAGTCGAAACCATGACTGAAACGACAAAGACACAGTTCAACCGCCGTCGTTTCCTTGCCGGCACTGCAATGGCTGGTTCAGCAGCAATATTGGGCGCACCGGCATATGCGCAGGATTTGAACGGCGCGGGAACGGTCGAGATTGAGCGCGACATCTCAAAGGCCGTACGCCGCAATATTTCCAGCTTCCGTTCGCTTGACTGGCAGCCATATTTTTCGGACCTGAACAAGGGTGCCGTGCTGGTCGATACCACCAGCCGCGCGCTGCACTACTGGTCTGAGGACGGCAATACCTACAAGCTATATCCGACGTCGGTGCCCCTGACCGAGGATCTGACCCGCCTTGGCCGTACCAGTATCGTGCTAAAGGATCCCAACCCGGACTGGCGCCCGACGCCGTCGATGAAGGTCCGCAACCCTGAGTGGCCGGATTACGTCGGTCCGGGCCCTGACAACCCGCTGGGCACGCGCGCGCTGCACCTCAGTTGGACCTACTACCGGATCCACGGAACCCACGACACCCGCAAGATCGGGCGGCGATCCTCCAACGGATGCATCGGCCTGTACAACCAGCATATCGAAGAGCTGTACACGCTCGCCAATGTTGGCACTCAGGTGTTGCTTATTTGACGATATTTTGGCGGCCGGCGGCAGGGACACCTAAAGTTGCGTTTGCATTCTCAAGGTTTTACTGCTTAGAACATGTTACAAGGTAGTCTTGGGTGCTTGGCGTAACCATAGTCCTATGGGCTTACGTCAGGCGAATATCTGGAGAATAACATGAAGAAAATCGCTCTCGCCGCCGCAATGTCCGCCGCTGCCACTTCCGCAATGGCTGGCTCCTATGCCAAGAATGACGTCATGATGGAGCCCGTCGTGGTCGTAGAAGAAACCGCTCAGGCGTCTTCTTCCTCGGGCATCCTGGTCCCGCTGATCCTGCTCGCCCTGGTGGCAGCAGCTGTAGCGTCCAGCAACTAAGCCATATCGGCAAGGTTAAGCGAAAAAGGCGGTGTGAAAACACCGCCTTTTTTGCGTCTGATGGCTGGGTATGGCCCGTGTCAGGGCTGAATCCACCCTTGCAGGTTCTCGTCAATAACGGCTGACAGTGCTGCGATATGCGCCGGATCGTCGTTCAGGCAAGGAATATAGGTGAACTGCTGCCCGCCGGCGTGTTCAAAGCTTTCTCTGATCTCTTCGTTGATCTCTTCCAGTGTTTCGATGCAGTCTGCCGAAAATGCAGGCGCACAGATCGCGATGTTCTTTTTGCCCTCATCGGCGGCGATCCGCGCAACCTCTTCGACAGTGTAGGGTTTCAGCCATTCCTCGGGGCCGAATTTCGACTGGAATGTGGTTCTGATTTCGGTCTTGTCCCATCCCAGCCGCTCGCGCAGCAAACGCGTCGTTTTTTGGCACTGGCAATGATAGGGATCACCCTCCATCAAGTAGCGTTTCGGTACGCCATGGTAGGAACACAGTAGTATGTCAGGCTTTGTCTTCAGCTTGGCATAGGCCGTCTCGACCGAGCGGGCGAGCGCATCGATATACTGAGGATGCGCAAAATAGGGATCCACGGTGCGCACAGCGGGTTGCCATTTCTCGTCCATCAGGCAGCGAAAGAACGCGTCGTTGGCCGTCGCCGAAGTGGCGCCGGCGTAGTGCGGATAAAGCGGGAAAAACAGGATCTTGCGGCATCCGGCCTCGATCATCGCCTTGACTTTGGACCGTGTCGACGGGTTGCCATAGCGCATGCAGAAATCGACCATCACGCGGTCGCCGTATTGTGACTGCATCGTGTCGGCAATGGCTGTAGTTTGATCTCTGGTGATCGTCATCAGTGGGCTTTCGCCAGCCTCGTGGTTCCAGATTGATTTGTAGGCTGCACCAGAACGCGAGGGGCGCGTGGTAAGGATCACCAGTTGCAGCAGCGGTTGCCACAACCAGGGGGAATAGTCGATCACGCGCCGGTCCGACAGGAACTCGCTCAGATAGCGGCGCATCGACCAGTAATCGTAATTGTCCGGCGTGCCGAGGTTGGCAAGCAGGATACCGATCTTTTCCGTCGGCAGTGCCGGATGATCCGCCGGTGCGTTTACTGGCTTTTGGGCTGAAATTGCGGCATCCGGCATGGTCTGATCCTGGTTCTGTTGCTGTGCGGGGTAAGTATCGTCTCTGCACCGCAGGTCAATCTTTGAGCGGCGTTTCCTGTGTACCTAACGCCTCGGCCAACCGGGCCGAGGCCGAGCCGGGCCGCAATGCTTGCGGTTGCGACGCATCCGGGGCCCAGCCGGTCAGCACGATAATTTCGAACGTTGCGGTGATACGTCCCTGAGTATCACTATATTCGCGGTCGTAAATCTTGGCCGCCTCATTCAGAACCGCGCGCCGGGTGGGATGTCTGAGCCGTGCGGCCAGCGCGTTGGTCTCGCCCATGGCGCGCAGGTCGTGCATCAGGTTCCACAGGTCTGCGTAGCTCACGTTCAGCGGCACAGAATCCGCGACAGGCAGCGCAAATCCGGCGCGTTGCAGAAGCGCGCCCAGATCACGGATTTCACCCATCGGCGCGACGCGCGGCGAAAGCCCGCCAGTCACGGTAATTTCTGCCTGGCCAAGGGCCGCGCGCAACTGGTGCAGGGTTTGCCCGCCAAACGCCAGAGTCAGGCTTAATCCATCAGGCCGCAAAGCGCGCCGACACTGAATAAGCTGGCCGACTGGATCATCGGCCCAATGCAGCGCCAGCGCGTGGATCACCAGATCATGTGCGCCGGGCTCAAGATCCAGAACCTCGGTATCCGCGACAATTGTGGCGTCAGGAAAGGCCGCGCGCCAGATTTCCGGAAAAGCGGTGACGATTGCTGGCGCAGTAAATGATTTGTTAACCATGGCGAGCCGATCCTGAGCCTCGTCACGCACGGTGTCGTGCAGGAACAGTGCGTCGCGCCGCGCGCGGGCGCGATGCAAGGTCAGGGCCGAGAGATCGGTCAGTTTTGTCGGGCTCGTCATAGGAGGTAGATAGGATGCTGGCGCAGCGGTTGCAAACGGCGCTTCGGGTGATTTATCCGCCCCGCTGCCTGACCTGCGATGGTCTGGTCGAAAGCGATTTTGGCCTATGCGGTGCTTGCTGGCGCGAGACATCTTTTGTCGCGGGCCTGGTTTGCGACCTTTGCGGTGTTCCGTTGCCAGGGTCGTCGGATCAGATTGAACACTGTGACGACTGCCTGACAATTGCGCGGCCATGGGTGCAGGGGCGTGCGGCATTGATATACAAGGATACCGGGCGTCGCATGGTCCTGTCGCTGAAACACGGCGACCGGCACGATATTGTGAACCCTGCGGCGCTGTGGATGGCCCGCGCCGTGCGTCCAATTCTGCGGCCCGGATCGGTTGTCGTGCCGATCCCGCTGCACCCGTTTCGTCTGTTGCGGCGGCGATACAACCAGTCGGCCCTGTTGGCACAGGCCTTGGCGCGCCAGCTAGGGTGCGATTGTTGTCCTGATGCGCTGCAGCGTGTCCGTCATACTCCGTCACTGGATGGCAAAAGCCGCGAGGAACGGTTTGCCACCCTCG is part of the Puniceibacterium sp. IMCC21224 genome and harbors:
- a CDS encoding L,D-transpeptidase family protein, whose amino-acid sequence is MTETTKTQFNRRRFLAGTAMAGSAAILGAPAYAQDLNGAGTVEIERDISKAVRRNISSFRSLDWQPYFSDLNKGAVLVDTTSRALHYWSEDGNTYKLYPTSVPLTEDLTRLGRTSIVLKDPNPDWRPTPSMKVRNPEWPDYVGPGPDNPLGTRALHLSWTYYRIHGTHDTRKIGRRSSNGCIGLYNQHIEELYTLANVGTQVLLI
- a CDS encoding ComF family protein — its product is MLAQRLQTALRVIYPPRCLTCDGLVESDFGLCGACWRETSFVAGLVCDLCGVPLPGSSDQIEHCDDCLTIARPWVQGRAALIYKDTGRRMVLSLKHGDRHDIVNPAALWMARAVRPILRPGSVVVPIPLHPFRLLRRRYNQSALLAQALARQLGCDCCPDALQRVRHTPSLDGKSREERFATLDSALRPHPRRMDVLRDRPVVLVDDVMTTGATFAAAAAACIAAGATEVCITMLARVAKDI
- a CDS encoding class I SAM-dependent RNA methyltransferase gives rise to the protein MAILRIERLGHQGDGIARGPVFVPGALPGEEVEGEVVDGILAVPKIVTPSSDRVRGPCAHARSCGGCQLQHASDGFVGDWKTDVVRQALSAHGLDTELRTIATSPSQTRRRAAFSVRRTKKGALAGFHIKASDVIVAVPNCLLVHPDIAAALPLVEQIGMLGASRKGELSVLITRTDGGLDVAVRGGRPLDAALGEMLAGLGRQHDLARLSWEGDVAVARRQPELRMGKANVVPPPGAFLQATPEGEAALLAAVQEVVAGARRVADLFAGCGTFALPLSGAAPVHAVEGEAPMLAALDHGWRNAQGLKPVTTETRDLFRNPLLVDELRRFDAVVIDPPRAGAQAQIAELAAAHMPRIAYVSCNPVSFARDAAALVAQGYTLDWIQVVDQFRWSTHVELAACLTRTR
- a CDS encoding CAP domain-containing protein, with the translated sequence MIRVATLLVSTALALAACAPTVTTPTLGPDGKPLPRVYRINSADEARIEYRMLDSVNALREAAGAAKVSLNSQLNAAAATHSRDMSMQNRPWHFGSDGSSPIDRARRVGYSGQLLGENISETYETELETLAAWMEDSATRDVIVDSSATDLGFAWFQEPNGKIWWTLVTGGSSAPVQLAFDAN
- the hemH gene encoding ferrochelatase; its protein translation is MPDAAISAQKPVNAPADHPALPTEKIGILLANLGTPDNYDYWSMRRYLSEFLSDRRVIDYSPWLWQPLLQLVILTTRPSRSGAAYKSIWNHEAGESPLMTITRDQTTAIADTMQSQYGDRVMVDFCMRYGNPSTRSKVKAMIEAGCRKILFFPLYPHYAGATSATANDAFFRCLMDEKWQPAVRTVDPYFAHPQYIDALARSVETAYAKLKTKPDILLCSYHGVPKRYLMEGDPYHCQCQKTTRLLRERLGWDKTEIRTTFQSKFGPEEWLKPYTVEEVARIAADEGKKNIAICAPAFSADCIETLEEINEEIRESFEHAGGQQFTYIPCLNDDPAHIAALSAVIDENLQGWIQP
- a CDS encoding ABC transporter ATP-binding protein; amino-acid sequence: MRTLWQWLLALIDVFQPAEGPPPQHLWPFAKWALRGSERAIALTFAVTFVAGMSEIVAASFTGWVIDAASVHDGGGFWAPFWPVIVFGGLFFLVLRPLLFAADAGVTGILLGPHLFPLVLSRVNRHTLGHSMRYFENDFAGRISQKALQTSRALTDVVIEVADVGIYSLAVFGGSLLLMAHIDTRLLLIFVLWGGLYFVALRYFIPRVQRRAAARAGARTQVTGQIVDTLSNIAAVKLFAHSQYEDRATLRELDHFRQRALEFGGISSMFRLVLMTLGGMLPLFSILGALYLWTLGSASTGDIAMTAMVATRLSQLTNRLGRVAISIFTNIGEIEDGILTLAPPHEITDRSGAQDTAKGPGAVLFEGVKFAYGGSVAALQDLTLDIKAGEKVALVGASGAGKSTTMSLLLRLYELEEGRILLDGTDIRDLTQEALRRQISVVRQETSMFNRSALANIRYGQPEATDEEVFDAARRASAHEFIQDLQDHKGRSGYAARLGERGVKLSGGQRQRIALARAILKDAPVLVLDEATSALDSEVEAEIQEALAAVMEGKTVIAIAHRLSTIASMDRIVVMEHGRIAEIGTHAALLAQDGLYARFWNRQSGGFLGAQEAAE
- a CDS encoding class I SAM-dependent methyltransferase, which translates into the protein MTSPTKLTDLSALTLHRARARRDALFLHDTVRDEAQDRLAMVNKSFTAPAIVTAFPEIWRAAFPDATIVADTEVLDLEPGAHDLVIHALALHWADDPVGQLIQCRRALRPDGLSLTLAFGGQTLHQLRAALGQAEITVTGGLSPRVAPMGEIRDLGALLQRAGFALPVADSVPLNVSYADLWNLMHDLRAMGETNALAARLRHPTRRAVLNEAAKIYDREYSDTQGRITATFEIIVLTGWAPDASQPQALRPGSASARLAEALGTQETPLKD
- a CDS encoding murein L,D-transpeptidase family protein, producing the protein MRLFRFLALSLLALSLAGCATSKFKTYNGPAVTQVVVQKGARKMYLMHNQKVLKSYDIGLGFAPVGHKQIEGDGRTPEGVYYIDRRNPNSRFHLSIGVSYPNQLDRALAQNMGKSPGGDIFIHGRPPEFRKGGRDWTWGCISVTDREIEDVYAMVRDGTPISINP
- a CDS encoding ATPase AAA; amino-acid sequence: MKRVMIVGQPGSGKSTLARRIGRKTDLPVIHMDHIHWQSGWAERPKPQKIILAQEAEAGDLWVFEGGLSATYDTRLARADTLVMLDLPLWLRAWRVFYRTLRYYGRTRPDLPDGCPERFDYVFWKWIWDTRHSGRQQNLALIDRAGPETDVHRLCSPREVNAFLTRLDAGG